A window of the Cystobacter fuscus genome harbors these coding sequences:
- a CDS encoding branched-chain amino acid ABC transporter permease: MSRGLLVSYAILTVVLAGAPLVLDAYWVDVLNSVGLYALLALSLNIILGDAGLFNMGHAAFYAVGAYTTAILNTRLGLPTLWALPVSGLVAALFAALVARPVIHLRGDYLLIVTIGLGEIVRIALVNDVFGLTGGANGLFGIARPTLFGLKIRRPHEFFYLIWAFVALTVFLFHRLEQSRFGRALNYLREDPVAAEGSGVNTGRYKLLAFALGAAWAGMAGNLYAAKMTIISPESFSFWESVLLFLIVILGGSGSIPGVLLGAFLVVGLPELFRGFASARMLVFGLVMMVLMVFRTQGLLPLRTVRFKKSDLERARAAP, encoded by the coding sequence ATGAGCCGCGGCCTGCTCGTGTCCTACGCGATCCTCACCGTCGTGCTCGCCGGGGCCCCGCTCGTCCTGGACGCGTACTGGGTGGACGTGCTCAACAGCGTGGGCCTCTACGCCCTGCTGGCCTTGAGCCTGAACATCATCCTGGGCGACGCCGGGCTCTTCAACATGGGCCATGCCGCCTTCTACGCCGTGGGCGCGTACACCACGGCGATCCTGAACACCCGGCTGGGCCTGCCCACCCTGTGGGCCCTGCCGGTGAGCGGACTGGTGGCGGCGCTCTTCGCGGCGCTGGTGGCCCGCCCCGTCATCCACCTGCGGGGGGACTACCTGCTCATCGTGACGATCGGGCTGGGGGAGATCGTGCGCATCGCCCTGGTGAACGATGTGTTCGGCCTGACGGGCGGGGCCAACGGGCTCTTCGGCATCGCGCGCCCTACCCTCTTCGGCCTGAAGATCCGCCGCCCGCATGAGTTCTTCTATCTCATCTGGGCCTTCGTGGCGCTCACGGTCTTCCTCTTCCACCGGCTGGAGCAGTCGCGGTTCGGGCGGGCACTCAACTACCTCCGGGAGGATCCGGTGGCCGCCGAGGGCAGTGGCGTGAACACGGGCCGCTACAAGCTCCTGGCCTTCGCCCTGGGGGCGGCCTGGGCGGGAATGGCCGGCAACCTCTACGCCGCGAAGATGACGATCATCTCCCCGGAGTCGTTCAGCTTCTGGGAGTCCGTCCTCCTCTTCCTGATCGTCATCCTCGGCGGCTCCGGCTCCATTCCCGGGGTGCTCCTCGGCGCCTTCCTGGTGGTGGGACTGCCGGAGCTCTTTCGCGGCTTCGCCTCGGCGCGAATGCTCGTCTTTGGTCTGGTGATGATGGTGTTGATGGTGTTCCGCACGCAGGGGCTGTTGCCCTTGCGGACCGTGCGCTTCAAGAAGTCCGACCTCGAACGGGCCCGGGCCGCGCCATGA
- a CDS encoding ABC transporter ATP-binding protein gives MSALLEVRGITKAFGGLTAVRDVSFEVAEGSVVGLIGPNGAGKTTTFNLITGNYRVDRGTVRFKERSLVGLRPHQIVSLGVARTFQNIRLFQQLSAVENVLAGRHCRTRAGLLSALLRLPGQVREEREAVARTMEELAFVGLYGRAMELAKNLSYGDQRRLEIARALATEPRLLILDEPAGGMNEQETDQLVELIRKIQQRGITLLLIEHDMSLVMRACEHLVVLEYGEKIAEGPPAAVRKDPKVIEAYLGTEEV, from the coding sequence ATGAGCGCCCTTCTCGAGGTCCGGGGAATCACGAAGGCTTTCGGTGGGCTGACCGCCGTGCGCGACGTCTCCTTCGAGGTCGCCGAGGGGTCCGTCGTGGGGCTCATCGGCCCGAACGGCGCGGGGAAGACGACGACCTTCAACCTCATCACGGGCAACTACCGCGTGGATCGCGGGACGGTCCGGTTCAAGGAGCGCTCCCTGGTGGGACTGAGGCCCCATCAGATCGTGTCGCTGGGAGTGGCCCGGACCTTCCAGAACATCCGCCTCTTCCAGCAGCTCTCCGCCGTGGAGAACGTGCTCGCCGGACGCCATTGCCGCACCCGCGCCGGGCTCCTGTCGGCCTTGTTGCGTCTGCCCGGACAGGTCCGCGAGGAGCGCGAGGCGGTGGCCCGGACGATGGAGGAGCTCGCCTTCGTGGGGCTGTACGGCCGGGCGATGGAGCTGGCGAAGAACCTGTCCTACGGGGACCAGCGCCGCCTGGAGATCGCCCGGGCGCTGGCGACAGAGCCCAGGCTGCTCATCCTCGACGAGCCCGCGGGCGGCATGAACGAGCAGGAGACGGACCAGCTCGTCGAGCTGATCCGGAAGATCCAGCAGCGGGGAATCACCCTCCTGCTCATCGAGCACGACATGAGCCTGGTCATGCGAGCCTGCGAGCACCTGGTGGTGCTGGAGTATGGCGAGAAGATCGCCGAGGGGCCGCCCGCGGCCGTCCGGAAGGATCCGAAGGTGATCGAAGCCTACCTGGGAACGGAGGAGGTCTAG
- a CDS encoding TetR/AcrR family transcriptional regulator — protein MASRAQRLPASARRAQLIDVGRAVFARRGYEGASVEEIAEMAKVSKPVIYEHFGGKEGLYAVIVDREMEYVVRRISEAIAQGSARERVEQGTLAFLTYVKDHPDGFAVLAHDTPITSARGGMSSLLNELAERVGHIFLTSFKAAGYEPKVAPIYAHALVGMVTFVGQWWRGVRKPPVEEVAAHISSLVWKGLRHLPKRPEIVSKQRK, from the coding sequence TGTCGGACGCGCTGTCTTCGCCCGACGCGGATACGAGGGGGCTTCCGTCGAGGAAATCGCCGAGATGGCGAAGGTGTCCAAGCCTGTCATCTACGAGCATTTCGGCGGCAAGGAGGGCCTGTACGCCGTCATCGTGGACCGAGAGATGGAGTACGTGGTCCGGCGCATCTCCGAGGCCATCGCGCAGGGCAGTGCCCGTGAACGCGTCGAACAGGGAACCCTCGCGTTCCTGACGTATGTGAAGGATCACCCCGACGGCTTCGCCGTCCTCGCGCATGACACACCCATTACCTCTGCTCGCGGTGGGATGTCGTCACTGCTCAACGAGCTGGCCGAGCGCGTCGGCCATATCTTCCTCACCTCGTTCAAGGCCGCGGGCTATGAGCCCAAGGTGGCGCCCATCTACGCACACGCCCTGGTCGGCATGGTCACCTTCGTCGGCCAGTGGTGGAGGGGCGTGCGCAAGCCACCCGTCGAGGAGGTTGCCGCGCATATCTCATCCCTCGTCTGGAAGGGTCTGCGCCACCTTCCCAAACGTCCGGAGATCGTCTCGAAGCAGCGGAAATGA
- a CDS encoding ArsR/SmtB family transcription factor → MDQYPEQLNGIFQALADPTRRAVLGRLGKGPASISELAEPFDMALPSFMKHIHLLEESGWIQTRKEGRVRTCALQKKPFAAVETWLAEQRSLWEGRTDRLELFVTTHQKKEGSE, encoded by the coding sequence ATGGATCAGTATCCAGAGCAACTGAACGGCATTTTTCAGGCGCTGGCGGACCCCACTCGCCGAGCGGTGTTGGGGCGGTTGGGCAAGGGACCCGCGAGCATCAGCGAACTGGCGGAGCCTTTCGACATGGCTTTGCCCTCCTTCATGAAACACATCCATCTCCTCGAGGAGAGCGGATGGATCCAGACGCGCAAGGAAGGTCGCGTGCGGACATGCGCCCTTCAAAAGAAGCCATTCGCCGCTGTCGAGACATGGCTGGCCGAACAGCGCTCCCTTTGGGAGGGCCGTACCGACCGGCTCGAGTTGTTTGTCACCACCCACCAGAAGAAGGAAGGATCGGAATGA
- a CDS encoding ABC transporter ATP-binding protein: protein MAEPLLELKDLRVKYGNVEALHGIGLTVRRGEIVTLLGANGAGKTTTLRAISGLLRPSAGEIWFEGKPIHALPAHELVKRGIAQAPEGRRIFATLTVRENLMLGAFTRTDKPGIAETLAWIHRLFPVLEKRGTQLAGTLSGGEQQMLAIGRALMARPRILLLDEPSLGLAPLLVKAIFQTLREINQTTGVTIVLVEQNARAALKLAHRGYVMEVGRLVLEDSAQALLSNPKVQNAYLGTRV from the coding sequence ATGGCCGAACCGCTCCTGGAGCTGAAGGACTTGAGGGTGAAGTACGGGAACGTGGAGGCGCTCCACGGCATCGGGCTCACGGTGCGGCGGGGAGAGATCGTCACCCTGCTTGGCGCCAATGGCGCGGGGAAGACCACCACCCTGCGAGCCATCAGTGGTCTGCTCCGCCCCTCGGCGGGGGAGATCTGGTTCGAGGGAAAGCCCATCCACGCCCTCCCGGCGCACGAGCTGGTGAAGAGAGGCATCGCCCAGGCACCGGAGGGGCGGCGCATCTTCGCCACCCTCACCGTCCGCGAGAACCTGATGCTCGGTGCCTTCACCCGGACGGACAAGCCCGGAATCGCCGAGACGCTGGCGTGGATCCACCGGCTCTTCCCGGTCCTGGAGAAGCGAGGCACGCAACTGGCGGGGACGCTCTCGGGGGGCGAGCAGCAGATGCTCGCCATCGGGCGGGCGCTCATGGCCAGGCCGCGCATCCTCCTGCTCGACGAGCCCTCGCTGGGGCTCGCGCCACTGCTCGTGAAGGCGATCTTCCAGACCCTTCGGGAGATCAACCAGACGACGGGCGTCACCATCGTCCTGGTCGAGCAGAATGCCCGCGCGGCCCTGAAGCTGGCCCACCGGGGCTACGTGATGGAGGTGGGCCGGCTCGTCCTGGAGGACTCGGCGCAAGCGCTCCTGTCCAATCCAAAGGTACAGAACGCCTATCTGGGCACCAGGGTCTGA
- a CDS encoding SRPBCC family protein: MSPSLNPELDLTLSRVIKAPRSAVWRAWTDRASFEQWWVPAPARCRVQEMELRPGGSLVTLLSENGGDFTPHLRGCFLAIDELERLVFTNSLVGGWRPAEEPFMTAIITLREHPLGTDYVAHVMHKSNADRNLHEKMGFYDGWGTVTEQLARLVERRS, from the coding sequence ATGAGCCCCTCGCTGAATCCAGAACTCGACCTGACCCTCTCGCGAGTCATCAAGGCGCCCCGGTCGGCCGTCTGGCGCGCCTGGACGGACCGCGCGAGCTTCGAGCAGTGGTGGGTTCCCGCGCCCGCCCGATGCAGGGTCCAGGAGATGGAACTCCGTCCCGGCGGTTCCCTCGTCACCCTGCTCAGCGAGAACGGTGGCGACTTCACGCCGCACCTGCGGGGTTGCTTTCTCGCCATCGACGAGCTCGAACGTCTCGTCTTCACGAACTCCCTGGTCGGTGGATGGAGGCCCGCGGAGGAGCCCTTCATGACCGCGATCATCACCCTGCGCGAGCATCCGCTGGGCACCGACTACGTCGCCCACGTGATGCACAAGAGCAACGCCGATCGAAACCTGCATGAGAAGATGGGCTTCTACGATGGGTGGGGCACCGTCACGGAGCAGCTCGCCCGGCTCGTGGAGCGACGATCGTAG
- a CDS encoding branched-chain amino acid ABC transporter permease: protein MEHFFQQLTNGLAVGGIYALIALGYTMVYGVMKLINFAHGDLFTYGAYLGMTLLTSFFLQDRLGMVAGLVILAVMVMGLVALIGAVLERAVYRPLRESPRLSAVVSALGASIFLQNALMLLYGARVHVYPEDLLPQATVNVLGLEVPLMRIVVVLASVVMMAVLYLFVQKTKIGTAIRAAAIDQGAARLMGIDVNRVILLVFLIGPALGGAAGLLVGLYYGQVSFTMGWLYGMKAFTAAILGGIGNIPGAMVGGLLLGVIEALGAAYLSLAWKDALSFLVLIFILIVRPTGLLGERVADKV from the coding sequence ATGGAGCACTTCTTCCAGCAGCTCACCAACGGACTGGCCGTCGGGGGCATCTACGCGCTCATCGCCCTCGGCTACACCATGGTCTACGGGGTGATGAAGCTCATCAACTTCGCCCACGGCGACCTCTTCACGTACGGCGCCTATCTCGGGATGACCCTGCTCACCTCCTTCTTCCTCCAGGACCGGCTGGGGATGGTGGCGGGGCTGGTCATCCTGGCCGTGATGGTCATGGGGCTCGTCGCGCTCATCGGCGCCGTCCTCGAGCGCGCGGTGTACCGGCCCCTCCGGGAGTCGCCCCGGCTCTCGGCCGTCGTCTCGGCGCTCGGCGCGTCCATCTTCCTGCAGAACGCGCTCATGCTCCTCTACGGCGCCCGCGTCCACGTCTACCCGGAGGACCTGCTTCCCCAAGCGACGGTGAACGTGCTCGGGCTCGAGGTGCCCCTCATGCGGATCGTCGTCGTGTTGGCGTCGGTCGTCATGATGGCGGTCCTCTACCTCTTCGTGCAGAAGACGAAGATCGGCACCGCGATCCGGGCGGCCGCGATCGACCAGGGAGCCGCCCGCCTCATGGGCATCGACGTGAACCGGGTCATCCTGCTCGTGTTCCTGATCGGTCCCGCCCTGGGCGGCGCCGCCGGGCTGCTCGTCGGGCTCTACTACGGGCAGGTCAGCTTCACGATGGGCTGGCTCTACGGGATGAAGGCGTTCACCGCGGCCATCCTCGGGGGGATTGGCAACATCCCCGGTGCGATGGTGGGCGGCCTGCTGCTGGGCGTCATCGAGGCCCTGGGCGCGGCCTACCTCTCCCTCGCGTGGAAGGACGCGCTGTCCTTCCTCGTGCTCATCTTCATCCTGATCGTTCGTCCCACGGGACTGCTGGGCGAGCGGGTGGCGGACAAGGTATGA
- a CDS encoding glycoside hydrolase family 43 protein — MTFSRLGVSLALASSMAALTPFSAQAEFWELTGERISHDPTLIKEGSTWYEFHTGQGIQVRRSDNGTQWYTVPQIFLNPPSWWSSHVPNQTRNDVWAPDVQLYNGRVWLYYSISSFGSNTSAIGLVSATSVGAGSWRDDGLVIRTTSANNYNAIDPNLVIDASGNPWLAFGSFWSGLKLTRLDKNTMKPTGSLYSIASRANGIEGASITYRNGYYYLFASIDACCRGVDSTYKIVYGRSTSITGPYLDKNGVSMMSGGGTVLDAGNTVWKGPGGQDIYNDNVIARHAYDATDNGAPKLLINDLRWDSSGWPQY; from the coding sequence ATGACATTTTCCCGCCTTGGTGTGTCCCTCGCACTCGCCTCGTCCATGGCCGCTCTGACTCCCTTCTCCGCCCAGGCGGAGTTCTGGGAACTGACGGGGGAGCGCATCTCGCACGATCCCACCCTGATCAAGGAGGGCAGCACCTGGTACGAGTTCCATACGGGGCAAGGCATCCAGGTCAGGCGCTCGGACAACGGCACCCAGTGGTACACGGTTCCGCAAATCTTCCTGAATCCGCCCTCCTGGTGGAGCAGCCATGTCCCCAATCAGACGCGCAATGACGTCTGGGCACCCGACGTGCAGCTCTACAATGGGCGGGTATGGTTGTACTATTCCATCTCCAGCTTTGGCTCCAACACCTCGGCCATTGGACTGGTTTCCGCCACCAGCGTGGGCGCGGGCAGTTGGCGGGACGACGGGCTGGTCATCCGGACCACCAGCGCCAACAACTACAACGCCATCGATCCGAACCTGGTGATTGACGCCTCGGGCAATCCCTGGCTTGCCTTTGGCTCCTTCTGGAGCGGCCTCAAGTTGACGCGGCTCGACAAGAACACCATGAAGCCCACCGGCTCTCTCTATTCCATTGCCTCCCGCGCCAATGGCATCGAAGGCGCCAGCATCACCTACCGCAATGGCTACTACTACCTGTTCGCCTCCATCGACGCCTGCTGCAGGGGAGTCGACAGCACGTACAAGATCGTCTACGGGCGCTCCACCAGCATCACCGGTCCCTACCTGGACAAGAATGGGGTGAGCATGATGAGTGGGGGCGGAACGGTGCTCGATGCCGGCAACACGGTCTGGAAGGGGCCGGGTGGACAGGACATCTACAACGACAACGTCATCGCCCGACACGCCTACGATGCCACCGACAACGGCGCGCCCAAGCTGCTCATCAATGATCTGCGCTGGGACTCCTCGGGTTGGCCTCAATACTGA
- a CDS encoding Uma2 family endonuclease, whose product MTALMPGSPVTAHLEAYPSRRPGALPRAVRPVNPRAAALHAYATSQLGAELISTYGAGRGIPGSWLLLSGLEIHLGQSLLAPDLMGWRREHMPRLPRSSSGIAIAPDWVCEVLSHAEERAQRLPLYAREGIRHVWLVDPEVRTLEELELDGRRYSLRALHSGSETIRAEPFSALELPLRLLWGE is encoded by the coding sequence ATGACCGCCCTGATGCCCGGAAGCCCTGTCACCGCCCATCTCGAGGCCTATCCCTCCCGCCGGCCGGGGGCCCTCCCGAGGGCCGTGCGCCCCGTGAACCCCCGCGCCGCCGCGCTCCACGCCTATGCCACCTCCCAGCTCGGCGCGGAGCTCATCTCCACCTACGGTGCCGGCCGTGGCATCCCCGGCTCCTGGCTCCTGCTCTCCGGGTTGGAAATCCACCTCGGCCAGAGCCTCCTCGCCCCGGACCTGATGGGCTGGCGGCGCGAGCACATGCCCCGCCTGCCCCGGAGCTCCTCCGGCATCGCGATCGCCCCGGACTGGGTCTGCGAGGTGCTCTCCCACGCCGAGGAGCGCGCCCAGCGCCTGCCCCTCTACGCCCGCGAGGGCATCCGCCACGTGTGGCTGGTGGACCCCGAGGTGCGCACCCTGGAGGAGCTCGAGCTCGACGGCCGGCGCTACTCGTTGCGTGCGCTGCACTCGGGCTCGGAGACCATTCGTGCCGAACCTTTCAGCGCGCTGGAGTTGCCGTTGCGCCTCCTGTGGGGGGAGTGA